The following proteins are co-located in the Vigna angularis cultivar LongXiaoDou No.4 chromosome 2, ASM1680809v1, whole genome shotgun sequence genome:
- the LOC108321162 gene encoding uncharacterized protein LOC108321162, with the protein MQPQKKTVSMEKMKAAVAPPSPSPTKKRSQPTKKRSLSTNAHPTYVKIRALVKEISHLVIEVLKYPDIKKCESSREVEEKLKMITSLYESLQADGFSLKGKKLRQSGIKLDPPSVSGSQKLFRDGLPETYMVGASVFGWNFITFLGKEPVYYGRSKAEYRAGKVSK; encoded by the exons ATGCAGCCGCAGAAAAAAACTGTCTCAATGGAAAAAATGAAAGCAGCGGTGGCTCCTCCTTCGCCCTCGCCGACGAAGAAGAGGTCACAGCCGACGAAGAAGAGGTCACTCAGCACCAATGCTCACCCCACTTACGTGAAAATTCGTGCTCTTGTTAAAGAGATTAGTCATCTCGTTATAGAG GTTCTCAAATATCCTGACATCAAAAAGTGCGAGTCATCCCGTGAAGTTGAAGAAA AGTTGAAGATGATAACTAGTTTATATGAAAGCTTGCAAGCGGATGGTTTTTCACTGAAAGGGAAGAAGCTACGACAATCTGGAATTAAGCTTGATCCACCATCAGTTTCTGGCTCTCAGAAGCTGTTTAGAGATGGACTTCCAGAGACATACATGGTTGGAGCATCTGTATTTGGCTGGAATTTTATCACCTTTTTGGGAAAAGAACCTGTCTATTATGGTAGGTCAAAGGCTGAATATCGTGCTGGAAAAGTTTCTAAGTAA